The following proteins are encoded in a genomic region of Drosophila willistoni isolate 14030-0811.24 chromosome 2L unlocalized genomic scaffold, UCI_dwil_1.1 Seg196, whole genome shotgun sequence:
- the LOC6640073 gene encoding growth arrest and DNA damage-inducible protein GADD45 alpha: MVVEESTAMHQHQLDMECAPIGRTVKQALLRAQMESRVIVGLSAAINVLSKSPEGSLFCLMAVPKDGDSATHMHEVLLEAFCYENDIYVIKVDDAMKLSRILGQETIESCCLVQKTWTGELNEEQLNKAENQLVDYCEAHWDAPQHPIVQLPAV, from the coding sequence atggTCGTTGAGGAATCTACAGCAATGCATCAACATCAATTGGATATGGAGTGTGCTCCCATTGGACGCACTGTGAAGCAGGCTCTACTGCGGGCCCAGATGGAATCACGCGTCATTGTTGGACTATCGGCTGCCATCAATGTCTTATCAAAATCACCAGAGGGTTCACTCTTCTGCCTCATGGCAGTGCCCAAGGATGGTGACTCGGCAACTCATATGCATGAGGTTCTATTGGAGGCCTTTTGCTATGAGAATGACATCTATGTGATCAAAGTGGACGATGCCATGAAATTGAGCCGCATTCTGGGACAGGAGACCATCGAATCGTGCTGTCTGGTGCAAAAGACCTGGACTGGTGAACTGAATGAGGAGCAGCTCAATAAGGCCGAAAATCAATTGGTCGACTATTGTGAAGCCCATTGGGATGCACCACAACATCCCATTGTTCAGCTGCCGGCTGTGTAG